Proteins encoded by one window of Syntrophales bacterium:
- a CDS encoding MBL fold metallo-hydrolase produces the protein MGKDNIAISLLNVYSTVIVKVGSQTILFDPVEVDPDRFSDLSLIIVTHEHVDHFDKKLVTEIQRKTEAKILTTPFIAKRLCTPGNSVISMEIGDSFRIKRDLCIYAEYSKHVANQPLVFFIQSSLATIFHPNDSEYFPEMETLREKYHPLIMIFLGTSMQNLLNISAIIKPEVIISYAYPFIGSFNLPGTEIVGTEIVTLKQFAWYYYPPNAGIDGLIQKH, from the coding sequence ATGGGAAAAGATAATATTGCCATCTCGCTGCTTAATGTTTATTCAACGGTTATTGTAAAAGTTGGATCACAAACAATTCTCTTCGATCCCGTAGAGGTTGATCCTGATCGTTTTAGTGACCTCAGTTTAATTATCGTAACCCATGAGCATGTTGATCATTTCGACAAAAAGTTAGTTACAGAGATACAAAGAAAGACGGAGGCAAAGATTCTCACGACTCCTTTTATCGCAAAACGGTTATGTACTCCTGGTAATTCTGTAATATCAATGGAGATAGGGGATTCTTTTAGAATAAAAAGAGACCTCTGTATATACGCTGAATATTCCAAACATGTCGCCAATCAACCTTTAGTATTTTTTATCCAGTCTTCACTGGCGACGATTTTTCACCCAAATGACAGTGAATATTTTCCGGAAATGGAAACATTAAGAGAGAAATATCATCCTTTAATAATGATTTTTCTTGGCACTTCAATGCAGAACTTATTGAATATCAGCGCTATCATCAAGCCAGAGGTTATTATTTCTTATGCGTACCCATTTATCGGCTCATTTAATTTACCAGGCACCGAAATAGTGGGCACCGAAATAGTGACGTTAAAGCAGTTTGCATGGTATTACTATCCCCCAAACGCGGGAATTGATGGACTGATACAAAAGCATTGA